The sequence TGTGTGAAAGATGAGTTCCTTGGAGCTGCTATTGCTTCCTGAACTCCTTTCTCTTCAACTGCGGGAACACCCAGATCAAAGCCCTTTAGGGCTCTGACCATGGAtgcataataagaactggatacagcgtgggaggcggggcctcattcattcctatgagagttgctcattagcgcatgatgataaaatgacccaacttttgagagagcgaaacgtcacagattacccggcatgcctgagaagtacccgtatgtgcgctcatagagcatgcgcaactttaaccaacatgctcgttcacatcaagcacgtcaatttgcgtaaacgtaacagcaccgcacgttcatgacagcatggtaatggattgttattatgatggatttgatattaacgaggcggcagctactaacaggatctagtgatatccaacagagcttcatttagcatgaaagaattattgcactgcatatatatatatatatatatatatatatatacagtgcaataagcttcttagtgcaataataaactacagggacgttaatctaacgtcggtaatattaactttatttaatacaacatttacggtacaagatttaatcatgcagcccatgtagtataatattttacaaatgatgaattacagcaaacatgtgcaatatatccattattacagctccgtgggctgtcagtaaggcgatatgggtccgttcttattgtgcatccatgggtaaagataaacgcatagTACTGAAATGTAACATGAACATGCCGGTCGCGGGCGCGGTCCCGTGGTTTAGATGcgtgttcataatgcagagggaaataactcagaataacgttattagcacatttttacaacttgaggaacgaacgtttttaataagggctaataagtgttcatactgggttgtttatttagtttaaaaaaaattatccaacgatttacagaccactctttccccatgtaagtcaatggggtcaatgtttccgggcctggcaaccaaacggaagtgtagtaccgccgtttggccaccacgaatattttcacctgagtccggcgcacttcctgggggcttgtaaACACAGCTGTAGCTTCCTTGGTGGGCGGGCTCTACAGAAGGAAACAGGAAGTGGGcagagtgattgacagctggctTTGAGTTGTGGTTGTGGGCTAAGCTGGAGGAGGTGAAGTTGAGCTGGAAGGAGCCTCCTGGGTACTGAGGCTGGATGGAGCAACTGATAGTGAAGGTGGAGCCTCTGATCATCTGGAACCCCTGCTGCTGGGCCTCGGAGACCCTGTCCATGGAGGAGGACAGAGAGATGTTGGGCTGAAACAGCAGATCTATCAACAAATAGAGAGGACACATTCACCTTCAACAAAAATGATATGATGTCAGGATGCTGCCAAAAAGACTGAGGACATGATTTCATAGATGATGTCACAGGTGGGCTTACCTGAGCAGGTGAGATTCATGAAGTAGTTAGAATTACTTGGTGTTGAACACTCTCTCAGAGAAGATCCAGACTGAACACAGTCAGATCTGATTTTCCACACAGATCTGTCTGAGGACTCCTCTCTCCGTCCTACAGAAACAGCAGAGCCACAGTCGAGCTCTCTGCAGGCAGCATCTGCTGTCTTCTGGGTCAAGGGAACCACTGGTCTCCAGTCTGACTGATGTTTCACCTCCAGTGTCCCTGCACAGCGACTGTCTGCTCCCACCaacccaacacatcctcactcccaggtcggcctatgttgacgttatgtcaagtcccctgccggctttttccaacgcaagggggggggccttagcgtccattttcaatgcaagggggggggggccttagcgtccattttcagctttccgggatgtccatgtgcttctatggacgctcatggaagcacggcattcgtttgtgtcaactgcccttaaaggcaatgaagacactacactacccagaatccccagctatcgtttggactacaccatgtgctctgtttgacaaaccccgtgatagtcctcaagctctgtgattggagagtgtgctccgagggttaccgagcctcgaacagcacttgaaatgggatggaaccacggcagactgttcaaaactggatttgaacgggtccaccgcgtcccccccctcccccacccccgtacccagaactacacatgctggctattctgtttcgcaacatgttctctatggcacgtctctactgggagttgtagttttaaaagacgttttcgtatttcccataataagaagttgccagtattaaactgtgtacatccctggaggtttaggggacaggaaacactcacatttaaaacatataattaataaatgggtgaaaattgctggtgcccataatgggcagtattaatatatatatacccacacgctagctaaggtcagaagagctttatttaacagctggacttatgtttgtgacccctggagttaattgataacattacattacattacattaattgataagcctgaaacatgcacttgtcaaggttcagaggcacattttgcaaatatggcagtagccatcgatcagcttaagataagatatactttattgatcccaagttggaacatttgcgttacatcagcatgtgtaacagttaaatatgcagtggtgtttatttgaaaatcatttagtataatcacacaaattctgtgttttatatttaacaattctgtgttctttatttattgattgttcaatacctgacaaggccggagatgaaatatttgcatacatcataagagtataatacattatgtataatatcagttaaaataagtgcttcaacatagttaacattgctggaggtatgcacacatattgatagatgtcttgtaatgcactattgaggaacctgcgacccaagtttttcattcagtgcagaactacaccatagttgtgtaggcctatatgatatgtcaataaaccttagaacatcttgaaatcttgaacgggatgtgcaaaatagtcattatatacagtctttaattaactattagtagagaataacgagtaatgaatatactttatagggatcctattaatatctaataataaaaataatgaaattcaataacatgctttaaccaccaggtgtctctttatatcatctgtgcacctttatggtgtaaatacagcctatctaccaattggatcaaatataaaagtgagccgaattagtgttgatacggcaaagagacgtattgtgtgaaaagaaatgtaagatgttgtttaatggctgatatatttatgatccacgtcacgttttcagttcctcatgtttgtcttctcatcagggctataaatacagaactacggcagatatgtaatatttaatgcagccgaaccgtgtattacaatgccgttatgtgatgactttcaaagagaaaagcaagcacactcggaataaggtattattttatttttttgaaatgttttcggtctgtttccggtatttgttaatgacgatgtgctgtgagatgtgagactggaattgcacagggggaaataacgtatctttagatgcggattttgttaaactaatatgtttgcgctgtggaccaacactatacattgacggggaagggggtagcaataaagataacaccattaaacagttacacaacataacagaaataatatcgatagcagcgtccctagcaaccaccttggtaacaatgaaaacgttggatgcaatttcctgaagtaatcttcgtaataactagcaaactaaagatcatgtacatccactgcacacataatctgaaataacaactcatatttctcgcatcaaatgacatcaaaacgcattttaatggccaaactaactttaaaataggcatttacacccagaataaaacgaagttcggccatgttttctttttctgcagggagaaatgatagctggggattctgggtagtgtagtgtcttctgccatcctttactccgaaaaaagatttgtttctccgaatcgaaggggaaaaatacaaaagcattgcacacaatttaaaccaatcaatgttgtgtaattaacaaggataatctggtgttttttagtcgatgagtagtgcagatatcactgtaaaatcaatcgtcagtaaggggaatatttacttccgggtgtacaattctccgctatccaatgagaatggacgctcacattgcctttaagggcagtcgacacaaacgaatgccgtgcttccatgagcgtccatagaagcacatggacatcccggaaagctgaaaatggacgctaaggcccccccccttgcgttgaaaatggacgctaaggcccccccccttgcgttgaaaatggacgctaaggcccccccccttgcgttggaaaaagccggcaggggacttgacataacgtcaacataggccgacctgggagtgaggatgtgttgaccaACCCGACGGACTCTGAACAGAGACAAGAGAGTCATCAGAGAAAGAATCTAACAAGTTTCATGAAAACAGAAATCAACCCAATCACAGCTGCAGCCCCTCTTCTACCTGAGCAGGTGAGGCTAACAGCTCTGCCAGGTGAGCAGGTGTTTCTATCTGAGCCTGAGCTTCGACAGTCCAGGAGAGCAGACTCATGGCCTCCACACTGGAACTCTTTGGTCGACATTGGAGCCTCCTTTTCTTCATAGGGCGCCCCCTGGAGGACTGAAGGAGCCCCACAGTCAAGATCCCTGCATACGACCTCTGCATCCTGCTGGTCAAAGTCAGCCTCACACACTGAGGACCACGATGGGTTAGACTCGTCAGACTTCACCTCCAGTCTGCCTGAGCACAGACTAGTCCCATCCAGCAGCCTGACAGAGTCTTGAGAGGACagaagataagaataaaagaaGGGTCATGAAACAATATTTCAATGATTCAAACTGGACCCAGTTGCAACACGAGTTCCTCATTAACAacagaaaacatattttataACAAAACAGACTGCTATTTTACCATCACATCGACGTATTGCACTTTAACAAGTGTATCTATTTGTGATCACTTTCACTATGTATTCAAACAATAACACATCATCATCTGCAGATGTCTCCTTTATGCTCCTTCTCTTCAGGTATTCCAACATCTCTGCTTTCACACAGAGACTCTTTAATTCATGTGTTTAGTATAAGTTGTTCTTGGCAAGTGTGGCGCCATCGTTGAATTCAAGCTGTTGTTTGTAAATTGATGTTGTGTGTTCCATAAGATTGTGAATTGTAGCATTATTTATTGTATtgtgaaaaaaaagaatatatataaaatgtaattgaTGTTGTCACAGATGGGTTTACCTGAGCAGGTTAGATTCAGGGTGTAGATAGAGGAATATGCTTCTGCACACTCCCTCAGAGAAGATCCAGACTGAACAGAGTCAAGATTGATCCTCCACACAAGTGTCTCTGAGAAGTCTGTGCTCTCTCCTACAGAAACAGCAGAGCCACAGTTCAGATCCCTGCAGGCAACGTTTGCTTCTTTCAGGGTCCTGAAAGAGTCAAAGCCCCATACTGGTCTCCATTCTCCCTGATGTTTCACCTCCAGTGTTCCTGCACAGCGACTGTCTGCTCCCACCAACCTGACACCAGGGTCTGCACAGATGTCATGTAATTGCTTTTAGCAGATTTTAATAATTAGCGCTTCGGAGTCCGAGGGAATGATTaaattattaatacaaaaacataaattAAATATTAATTGCTCTTAATGATGTATCATACTGAAACACATTGATTGATACAaaaggacctgacatggactcatcacacaAACACCACCACTGTATAATCAGTAATAGTGGTACTGATGAAAAGCTGCTGATGGCTTGTTGTTTTCACTTTTGTTCACTAACACGGTGAAATTATAAAGGATAAAACTAGGAACAGCACTTAGTGGGGAAGTCTACATCATGATATATGTTAAAGGGTTGTTTTCAGAATTAAACTACTTTATTAGTTATTGGTATATtaaaccagtgtttctcaaactttttcataccaaggaccacttaaccaataaaccaccacctaactccacaaatataaaaaaacacatcgtttttctagaacagattacaaatcgcctgaaaatggtacaaacaagtggccacatgtgtgatgaaaatgttgtgctgggctatatcatgcaattgaaagtgaaacttaagctcgctccattgcggagatattcccgcgagagtgcggaaaacttaaattaatgtatttatttcaaatgtgaaattttaccaatatactcacggaccactagggggcgctcacggaccaccagtggtccgcggaccacactttgagaagcactgaaaaCATCATGATATATGTTAAAGGGTTGTTTTCAGAATTAAACTACTTTATTAGTTATTGGTATATTAAACTGAGCAGTTTACCTGTTGAGCTGCATCCTTCTTGGAGTCCTGAGGAGAAAATCAGAAGATACGGTCATTTTGTACAGAGTTTTCTATTATCTATGTCTGTGAACTCACTTTGGAGTCCTTTCAACAGGACTAACGCTGAGAATAACATGTTAATACAGAAAACATAAATCAGTTTATTTAGAGTTAAAGCAACAGTTAATTTCAGGAAATATGCTTCTTCAATTTAAACGATTAACGGTGCAACATCATCACACTTAACATGTTTTACAGCAACAATAAAATAGCGATCGTAAATTGTTGTCAGAAAAAATCTGTTAATAGTTTATCGTGGAATTAGGAGGAACCACACAGGAGAAAATATACAaggactacagcacggtcacaaaACTTCTCGTAACCACCGCTAAACTAAAGGCTGCAAATGTTGGGTGTTATGAAAtgtagtcgtctcatttagacacttgtagCAACCACCATTTTTAAACTGACGTATTTTATTCATAGCACAAAACATTCAAATCTCTCCCCTTATTTCAGGATAtcaaccaaaaacacattccGAAATCTGCTTGGATCCTTTCAAaatgacaaaaaataaataatccaaACTTTGTTGAGTTTAGACTGTGAGAGAAAGAGGAACTAAGGTAAATAGTTTCAGTTTTAAGAATCAGCACCTTCTGACCCGATGTCTCctgctcctctcttcctctATCTTTGATATCTTATAAGAAAAGAGTTCTGTTTGCAGCGCATAGGCTCCCACTGAtgctgtgtgtatttgtgtcttcaatagtctgtgtgtgtgtgtttgcacatttgtgagtgtgtgttttatatttgcatgtgtttgtgcgtgtctgtgtgttgTTAAAATTTGTTTTTGTGAGTGCATGCGTGTGTTTGTTAgtacgtatgtgtgtgtgtatgtgagagtttgtatgtgtgtgagggtgTGTCCTTGTGTGGAAGTGTGTGATTTTGTGATTCAGAATCACAATATCTTTATTCGTCCCAAAGAGGGGAAATTTACAAATTTCAAAAGGACTTTGTGGGTTTGTGTAAGACAGGGAGTAAAGTGACGCCACTTTTGCCTAAAAACCAGACAGTGTAAATATATGGACCTCATGTATATCCAAAAACCAGATGGTGTGTGCATGTATCCGCCCCCTATAGGTCAGTAGCTGTAAGTCTCCAGTAAGCTGCTTCGAGTTGCTCAGTGACCTATGCTCTGTCCGATGTTGATGATCTCTGTGTTTACTCCAGAATCCTGCCTAAGTGTGTTACTgtgtgaacatttttgtgactGCTTGTTGAAGTGTTTGAGTGTGTTTcttaccatgtgtgtgtgtgtgtgtgtgtgtgtgtgtgtgtgtgtgtgtgtgtgtgtgtgtgtgtgtgtgtgtgtgtgtgtgtgtgtgtgtgtgtgtgtgtgtgtgtgtgtgcgtgtgtgtgtgcgtgtgtgtgtgtgtgtgtgtgtgtgtgtgtgtgtgtgtgtgtgtgtgtgaaaatgtgTGTATGTAAGATAGTCTGTAAAGTACCTCATTgcctcagagtgtgtgtgtgtgtgtgtgtgtgtgtgtgtgtgtgtgtgtgtgtgtgtgtgtgtgtgtgtgtgtgtgtgtgtgtgtgtgtgtgtgtgtgtgtgtgtgtgtgtgtgtgtgtgtgtgtgtgtgtgtgtgtgtgtgtgtgtgtgtgtgtgtgtgtgtgtgtgtgtgtgtgtgtgtgtgtgtgtgtgtgtgtgtgtgtgtgtgtgtaactttGTAAATGTTGTACACAGAATTATAGAGAGAAttataaaaaacatgttaacATGGAAAtcccaaccacacacacatcacgAG comes from Pseudochaenichthys georgianus chromosome 12, fPseGeo1.2, whole genome shotgun sequence and encodes:
- the LOC117456516 gene encoding scavenger receptor cysteine-rich type 1 protein M130-like, which produces MQLNRLVGADSRCAGTLEVKHQGEWRPVWGFDSFRTLKEAQDSVRLLDGTSLCSGRLEVKSDESNPSWSSVCEADFDQQDAEVVCRDLDCGAPSVLQGAPYEEKEAPMSTKEFQCGGHESALLDCRSSGSDRNTCSPGRAVSLTCSGCVGLVGADSRCAGTLEVKHQSDWRPVVPLTQKTADAACRELDCGSAVSVGRREESSDRSVWKIRSDCVQSGSSLRECSTPSNSNYFMNLTCSDLLFQPNISLSSSMDRVSEAQQQGFQMIRGSTFTISCSIQPQYPGGSFQLNFTSSSLAHNHNSKPAVNHSAHFLFPSVEPAHQGSYSCVYKPPGSAPDSGYVYKKSSTRCHTSADWTGISRTSQDFLAVGRPVIVHLPHTAPPSTPVSP